The Acinonyx jubatus isolate Ajub_Pintada_27869175 chromosome E3, VMU_Ajub_asm_v1.0, whole genome shotgun sequence genome has a window encoding:
- the ANKS3 gene encoding ankyrin repeat and SAM domain-containing protein 3 isoform X2 translates to MWGYQEEVSGDVCAVWPGGVLEGPTPGPDNQVMSELSDEASEPELLNCSLSMWHGLGAQVGREELAVPLDLHTAASIGQYEVVKECVQRRELDLNKKNGGGWTPLMYASYIGHDTIVHLLLEAGVSVNVPTPEGQTPLMLASSCGNESIAYFLLQQGAELEMKDIQGWTALFHCTSAGHQQMVKFLLDSGANANVREPVYGFTPLMEAAASGHEIIVQYFLNHGVRVDTRDHSGATARMLAKQYGHMKIVGLIDAHSPTLPKNLYRSPEKFEDLSSSDESCPVPQRHRPCRKKGLSIHEGPRALARITAIGLGGKMQQACCEQVPPRGYVTFNSSDENPLEAGGLCYRDVTSPINDRDVESSSSSSREEHAFCANLGVARRSSSSEGLARAPGVSSEASLESNEDSDHACQSSVRKQTKSYMKTKNRYSNSDGQWPTSTGPAGAACSPGSVSQTERSLCSGPQDLATLLEQIGCLKYLQVFEEQDVDLRIFLTLTESDLKEIGITLFGPKRKMTSAIARWHSSARPPSDALELAYADRLEAEMQELAIQLHKRCEEVEAMRGQVSQEQELRAVVESCLLEQDGARKDVHAQLQETWALARDAALVLDQLRACQAELSARVKQEESTRGLPQGPALPTADSKGWQASLQALSLPELSGALEDRVQEMESDVG, encoded by the exons ATGTGGGGTTACCAGGAGGAGGTGTCAGGGGATGTCTGTGCGGTCTGGCCTGGCGGTGTTCTCGAAGGACCCACCCCAGGGCCTGACAACCAGG TGATGTCGGAGCTCAGCGATGAAGCCAGTGAGCCAGAACTCCTGAACTGCAGCTTGTCCATGTGGCATGGGCTGGGTGCTCAGGTCGGCCGGGAGGAGCTGGCCGTCCCCTTGGATCTTCACACAGCTGCTTCCATTGGCCAATATGAAGTGGTGAAGGAATGTGTGCAGCG GAGAGAGTTAGATTTGAATAAGAAGAATGGTGGTGGCTGGACCCCGCTGATGTATGCTTCCTACATTGGACATGATACCATCGTGCACCTGCTGCTTGAGGCGGGGGTGAGTGTGAATGTGCCGACCCCGGAAGGGCAGACTCCACTGATGCTGGCTTCCAGCTGTGGCAACGAGAGCATCGCCTACTTTCTCCTCCAG CAAGGTGCCGAGCTGGAAATGAAGGACATTCAAGGCTGGACTGCCCTCTTCCACTGCACCAGCGCTGGGCACCAGCAGATGGTCAAGTTCCTTTTGGACAGTGGAGCGAATGCCAACGTGAG GGAACCAGTATATGGATTTACTCCTTTGATGGAAGCAGCTGCCTCTGGCCATGAAATAATTGTGCAGTATTTTCTCAATCAT GGAGTCAGAGTGGACACGAGAGACCACAGTGGAGCCACAGCCCGGATGCTGGCCAAGCAGTATGGACACATGAAGATCGTGGGGTTGATAGACGCTCACTCTCCTACTCTGCCCAAGAACCTCTATCGGAGCCCAG AAAAATTTGAAGATCTAAGCTCTTCAGATGAATCCTGCCCTGTTCCCCAGAGACACAGGCCCTGTCGGAAGAAGGGCCTCAGCATCCATGAGGGGCCACGAGCCTTGGCCAGGATCACAGCCATCGGCCTCGGAGGCAAGATGCAGCAGGCTTGCTGTG AGCAGGTGCCTCCACGGGGCTATGTCACCTTCAACAGCAGTGATGAGAACCCCCTGGAGGCGGGCGGCCTCTGTTACAGGGACGTCACCTCCCCAATCAATGACCGGGATGtggagagcagcagcagcagcagtcgGG AGGAGCACGCCTTCTGTGCCAACCTGGGGGTCGCGAggcgcagcagcagcagcgaggGCCTGGCGAGAGCCCCAGGAGTCAGCAGCGAGGCCTCTCTGGAGAGCAACGAG GATTCGGATCATGCGTGTCAAAGCTCGGTTCGCAAGCAAACTAAAAGTTACATGAAGACCAAGAATCGTTACAGCAACAGTGACGGCCAGTGGCCCACCAGCACTGGGCCGGCTGGTGCAGCCTGCTCCCCAGGATCTGTTTCCCAGACAGAGAGGTCCCTCTGTTCAGGACCCCAG GACCTCGCCACACTGCTGGAGCAGATTGGGTGTCTCAAGTACCTGCAGGTGTTTGAGGAGCAGGACGTGGACCTCCGCATTTTCCTGACCCTCACCGAGAGCGACCTGAAGGAAATCGGCATCAC CTTGTTTGGGCCTAAGAGGAAGATGACCTCTGCCATTGCCCGCTGGCACAGCAGTGCCCGGCCACCCAGCGATGCTCTGGAGCTGGCGTATGCCGACCGGCTAGAAGCTGAGATGCAGGAGCTGGCCATCCAGCTGCACAAA CGCTGTGAGGAGGTGGAGGCCATGCGAGGCCAGGTGTCACAGGAGCAGGAGCTGCGGGCGGTGGTGGAGAGCTGCCTCCTGGAGCAGGACGGTGCCCGGAAGGACGTGCACGCCCAGCTGCAGGAGACCTGGGCCCTGGCCCGGGACGCTGCGCTCGTCTTGGATCAGCTGCG